The Micromonospora sp. WMMD961 genome has a segment encoding these proteins:
- a CDS encoding PQQ-dependent sugar dehydrogenase, with the protein MRARPPYPRVRHLRATLAASCAALLLASGCSFGEPEPDPAGEPPNLPTPSASASPGGAGQQAVATVLAKGLRVPWGIAFLPDGGALVTERDNGRILQVGPESGPDGLRVRPAQTIPDVAAAGEGGLLGIAVSPNYAQDRSVFVYYTSAQDNRVARLELGGQPTPILTGIPKANVHNGGGLGFGPDGQLYVSTGDAGERPLSQDVKSLGGKILRITPDGKPSAGNPYPGSPVWSLGHRNVQGFTWDGAKRMYAVEFGQNTWDEINQITKGGNYGWPEVEGRAGDKRFTDPITQWATSDASCSGLAAADRLLVAGCLRGKRLWVMELTDTGTLLGQPSELLTNRYGRLRAVAAAPDGSLWVGTSNHDGRGDPAGDDDRLLRVVFAGGDGGRS; encoded by the coding sequence GTGAGAGCCCGTCCCCCGTACCCTCGCGTCCGGCACCTCCGGGCGACCCTCGCGGCGTCCTGCGCCGCGCTGCTGCTCGCCTCGGGTTGCAGCTTCGGCGAACCGGAGCCCGACCCGGCCGGCGAGCCGCCCAATCTGCCGACCCCGTCGGCGTCGGCGAGCCCCGGCGGCGCCGGCCAGCAGGCGGTGGCGACCGTGCTGGCCAAGGGTCTGCGGGTGCCCTGGGGCATCGCCTTCCTGCCCGACGGCGGCGCGCTGGTCACCGAACGGGACAACGGCCGGATCCTGCAGGTCGGCCCGGAGTCCGGGCCGGACGGGTTGCGGGTCCGCCCCGCGCAGACGATCCCCGACGTGGCGGCGGCCGGCGAGGGCGGTCTTCTCGGCATCGCCGTCTCCCCGAACTACGCCCAGGACCGGTCGGTCTTCGTCTACTACACCTCCGCGCAGGACAACCGGGTCGCCCGGCTGGAACTGGGCGGCCAGCCCACCCCGATCCTCACCGGCATTCCCAAGGCCAACGTGCACAACGGCGGCGGGCTGGGCTTCGGCCCCGACGGGCAGCTCTACGTCAGCACGGGCGACGCTGGTGAGCGCCCCCTCTCGCAGGACGTGAAGAGCCTCGGCGGCAAGATCCTCCGGATCACGCCGGACGGCAAGCCGTCCGCCGGCAACCCGTACCCCGGATCCCCGGTCTGGTCCCTGGGCCACCGCAACGTGCAGGGCTTCACCTGGGACGGCGCCAAGCGGATGTACGCCGTCGAGTTCGGTCAGAACACCTGGGACGAGATCAACCAGATCACCAAGGGCGGCAACTACGGTTGGCCGGAGGTCGAGGGGCGGGCCGGTGACAAGCGTTTCACCGACCCCATCACGCAGTGGGCGACCTCGGACGCGTCCTGCTCCGGTCTGGCCGCCGCGGACCGGCTGTTGGTCGCCGGCTGTCTGCGGGGCAAGCGCCTCTGGGTGATGGAGTTGACCGACACGGGTACGCTGCTGGGTCAGCCCAGTGAGCTGCTCACCAACCGGTACGGCCGACTGCGCGCGGTGGCCGCCGCACCGGACGGGTCGCTCTGGGTGGGCACCTCCAACCACGACGGGCGGGGTGACCCGGCCGGCGACGACGACCGACTCCTGCGGGTGGTCTTCGCGGGCGGCGACGGCGGACGCAGCTGA
- a CDS encoding SpoIIE family protein phosphatase, with translation MTDGSPANARRSAVPPPALGDAARLRALTETGLDAVPDEAFDRFARLVSDLLDVPVALVSLVSADRQFFPGAVGLPEPWSQRRQTPLSHSFCQHVVDIEVPMVLPDARLYPRVRDNLAIDDLGVVAYAGMPLTDLSGRVLGSLCAIDNKPRAWTTAQLRTLADLAAACSSELRLRIALDGAQEAQRRAVQAHERLELVAGVSETLAGTLDVGTALRRLAATMVPPLADWCLLTLIGPTGQPREMVSVHRDPARTTDVEHFGELLRTGLSPDSIIRAVLRTGQPQLGSVASLADVARGTTDPELVSIAARLGIASYLSVPMRAAGGTVLGAITLVNSSQRQQFDDHDLLTAAEIGRRAGQAVGNSSMYSEQRHVAEVLQHSMLPNLPNVPELELTARYQPAADQVEVGGDWYDAFIQPDGDVIATIGDVAGHDIEAAAAMGQLRNLVRGNAFGRPDSVGALMSNLDGAIRGLRLPIAATATLVRICPQVAGVHEVTWSNAGHPPALVVRAGGAVEVLEATPEPLLGLARSRARTSKPTNLATGDTLLLYTDGLIERRDRSIDEGLAELVGRLTGTDTLPLDEVCDLLLASIHGREDDAALLAVRAR, from the coding sequence ATGACCGACGGCTCCCCCGCCAACGCCCGGCGTTCGGCAGTGCCACCTCCGGCGCTCGGCGACGCGGCGCGACTGCGTGCGCTCACCGAGACCGGGCTCGACGCCGTCCCGGACGAGGCGTTCGACCGGTTCGCCCGGCTGGTCAGCGACCTGCTGGACGTACCGGTGGCGCTGGTTTCCCTGGTCTCCGCCGACCGGCAGTTCTTCCCGGGCGCGGTCGGGTTGCCGGAACCCTGGTCGCAGCGCCGGCAGACCCCGCTGAGCCACTCGTTCTGTCAGCACGTCGTGGACATCGAGGTGCCGATGGTGCTGCCGGACGCTCGGCTCTACCCGCGCGTCCGGGACAATCTGGCCATCGACGACCTCGGTGTCGTCGCGTACGCCGGGATGCCGCTGACCGACCTCTCCGGCCGGGTGCTCGGCTCGCTGTGTGCCATCGACAACAAACCCCGCGCGTGGACGACCGCCCAACTGCGGACACTGGCCGACCTGGCCGCCGCGTGCTCGTCGGAGCTGCGGCTGCGGATCGCGCTCGACGGCGCGCAGGAGGCACAACGGCGAGCCGTGCAGGCGCACGAGCGGTTGGAGCTGGTCGCCGGGGTGAGCGAGACGCTGGCCGGCACACTCGACGTGGGCACGGCGCTGCGCCGGCTCGCCGCCACCATGGTGCCGCCGCTCGCCGACTGGTGCCTGCTCACCCTGATCGGGCCGACCGGCCAGCCCCGCGAGATGGTCTCGGTGCACCGTGACCCGGCTCGCACGACGGACGTCGAACACTTCGGTGAGCTGCTGCGCACCGGGCTGAGCCCGGATTCGATCATCCGGGCGGTCCTGCGCACCGGCCAGCCCCAGCTCGGCAGCGTGGCGTCCCTGGCCGACGTGGCGCGGGGGACCACCGACCCGGAGCTGGTGTCGATCGCCGCCCGCCTGGGCATCGCCTCGTACCTGAGCGTGCCGATGCGCGCCGCCGGCGGCACCGTGCTCGGGGCGATCACCCTCGTCAACAGCTCGCAACGTCAGCAGTTCGACGACCATGACCTGCTCACCGCGGCCGAGATCGGTCGCCGAGCCGGCCAGGCCGTCGGCAACAGCTCGATGTACAGCGAACAGCGGCACGTCGCCGAGGTCCTGCAACACAGCATGCTGCCCAACCTGCCGAACGTGCCGGAGCTGGAGCTGACGGCCCGCTACCAGCCGGCCGCCGACCAGGTCGAGGTGGGTGGGGACTGGTACGACGCGTTCATCCAGCCCGACGGCGACGTGATCGCCACCATCGGCGACGTGGCCGGGCACGACATCGAGGCGGCAGCGGCCATGGGCCAGCTGCGTAACCTGGTGCGCGGCAACGCCTTCGGCCGGCCCGACAGTGTCGGCGCGCTGATGAGCAACCTGGACGGCGCCATCCGCGGCCTGCGGCTGCCCATCGCCGCCACCGCGACGCTGGTCCGGATCTGTCCACAGGTCGCCGGCGTCCACGAGGTGACCTGGTCCAACGCCGGGCACCCACCGGCCCTGGTAGTCCGCGCCGGCGGGGCGGTCGAGGTCCTGGAGGCGACGCCGGAGCCGCTGCTCGGTCTGGCCCGCTCGCGGGCGCGGACCAGCAAGCCGACCAACCTGGCCACCGGCGACACCCTGCTGCTCTACACCGACGGGCTGATCGAGCGGCGGGACCGGTCCATCGACGAAGGGTTGGCCGAGTTGGTGGGCCGACTGACCGGCACCGACACGCTGCCCCTCGACGAGGTGTGCGACCTGCTGCTCGCCTCGATCCACGGCCGTGAGGACGACGCCGCGCTGCTGGCCGTACGGGCACGCTGA